cgagctcgatactgtaaaaactcgatcgttactgtagaaacccgctcgattagtaagtgatacatacccgactcgctcgacaaaactcgataagggctcgcgagctcagctcgtttaaagctcgacgagatcgctcgcccggctcgttagttcaactcgttagctcgttcatatcttacatatatattagtgaatagtaaatatagtataatatatatagtattacatattaattataatactttgataacaatatttagtatgttaaattaacatattaagttattaatagttagtatataacaatattaaatagttagcatatatatttatataaacacatatatcacatcacacatggttaacaatagttatatataatacttatactttagttacttagttatatagaatatattagacttactatttgttcacgttatacatataccatagtttatactctctacttatatataataacatattgttaatttgttacttataaactatagttatgtactatattttataatatgccttacatagttacatattatatatttttgttattaataaatgcatagaggttgttcataaacttgggcttgaattttGCTTTGattactcattgaaaaatttaatagtctacatcGAGCTCtaattgagccgagcttgtccagtaacccggctcggctcgaatgtcattttcaacgaactcgagcttgagctcgaacttgcccgagttttaaacgagccgagcttgaacatgcaatttatagctcggctcgaattcaagctcgactatttaagctcgactcataaatgagccagtcttgaaatcttcaaactcgactcggctcggctcgcctcgattacatccctaattgtcattgtatatgatataattatttgaataatacgaTTAAGTATTAagatttttattaaatcatatgactaacaatttattgttaattcaacaatcattagatatttaattattagacttaaagtcttagtctcttagatcatataagatataatcatattaattatcttttataattaaattatatattatatagatatttatagatataactaataattatatattgtataacaatAATAAGTAATATACTAAACaagttatttttatcaatatatatgcatatatttattaataaatatgtatattaataaatatatacgagtcggGCTAATAAGCGAGCCAAGCCCTTATACGAGTATGTTcgcgagctttaaacgagcgagccgggttttatacgggtatgtatcgtttaataatcgagtatagtttcgtgtccacgagtagctcatttaataaccgagtcgcGTACGAGCCGAGCTTTATCGAGCCGAGCCCGAGCGAGCTCACGAgtagctttgcttcgtttacatccctaaaAGTTGTACATATCACActtttcataattaaataaataaataattaaaaaaaaatagatatttataacagtatatatatatatataacttcattATAAGTCAAGTGAAGAAATTCAGTCACATTTTGATGATACAattacaccaaaaaaaaaaaaatgaaccccAATAAatttactaattaataaaaaaaaaattcacacttTTATAATTGGAATTAATACTACATAACCCTTCAACAATTCATAGTGTGTTGCGAATCCAGGATTAGGAGCGTGGCACCGTAGTGAGCCAATGCACCCATCACCACCAAAACATGAAATATCTGATGACTATGCCCTGCCAAATCAAACCATCCCGGCTTCCACCTCTCCGGAATCCGGCTAACATAAAAACCTGCTCCGGTCAAATAAGATACGGCCATGGCTAACTCGTACGCTAGTGTAGCATTTCGCTGGGGATTGCCCCAGTTGACAACAACGGCGTGGATTGCAGGGATGATTCCAAACAACCCCAATGCCGAGAATATCAACGCTCGAAAACCACGATATTTCCCGCTCGACATTGATGGCGAAAGCATTGTAACAATGGTGAACATGCCCATTACCGTTATGCCGCCAAGGTAGACGAATTGCCAGCGATGGTCGCAGTGGAATATGTAGTAGATTGGAGGGAAAAAGGAGGTGATGATCATGACGGTGATTCCGACGTAGTCTATTCGCAATAAGAAGAGATTTAATGGGTGCGAGTGGCATGAAAAGAGGTGGCATATGCTGCTCGAGAGGAGGCAAAACATAGACCCGCTCAAGAACACGAAGAATGGCCACCGTGATGCGGCCATCCCGATCAGGGTGATATCCATTTCCGGCGGTGTTACGTGCTTCAGATCGACGAGTCTTGTGGTATCCTGCATTGAAGATTTGAATTATATATCAATACTGTCGTTTCAAATCAGCCAAAAAGATAAACATCAAGTGATTTGATCGATTTGGTTATAAGGGAACTTACAACGACGAAATCTTTGTAATTATGGGAAACATTTGTTTCTGCACTAAAAGCCATAGACCTGCAAGAACAGAGTCATGGGAGTATAATGAGATTTCAACTTGATATAGGCAAATTTTTAACCATTGAGGGAgcatatcattaattaataccCAAGTCTTGGAAAATACATCATCTCATCCCATCCAAACAGTCCAGTACTactacatgaaaaataaatgtaCAAGCCTACTACGTGAAAAAGAACTGCACCATTGATCAGACAACTTTAATCTATACCATATGAAAAGCATCCAGAGGCCATATTCAAGAGCTTCTCATGTTAAAAATGGTCGTTCTCTCAAAAAATAAGGAAGACGCTCATATATGCTTTTTCTATCTAAACATTTTTCATTCAGTTATTTTGTCAAACAATGTATTGACTTAAGTAAATATGCTTCAAATTGAAACAAAGTGCACTAGGCTAAGTTTTTTGTGTTTCACTTATTAGAGATCTACCAAAGACTAATAGCCGCTTGATTTACATTTCCCTATAGCATCTGAAGAGTTCAAGTATCTGCGCCTTAATTTGATAATTGCCCAACTTCTCTAGTGAGCAGAAAATAGatgataactttttttaatccaaatttaataaaataatcattaattTGTCTGTATATGTGGGGGGGATATTCCCAGCAAAGATTCAATTGAAACATTTGTTTATTCCAAATTATGAttaaacgaagaagaagaagaagaagagggatttcaacaaataaacaaacctGGTGAAGAAGCCAAGAAGATCCACAACCTGAGGCACTTCCATCAAATTCGCCACAGTCAatcccaaaaacaaaataaacccaATCAAATGCCTGtaaatacaaaaacaacaagTAATTAACAAGCAAATTAACCCATAAATATTAAATTCaacttaatttaatttaacGTACGTCCAAACGTTGAGCGTTTCGTTATGCCAACGAAATATACTGAAGAGAGCTTCCTTGAGAGGCCAGTTGGCTCTGTAGTAATTTAGTATGAACTCGTTGTCCTTCATGTACTCCGGTAACTCCCAGAACGATACCAGAGCGCGCCGTTTCGCTCTTCCACGGTCCCCATGGCCATGATGATCATGAtccttcttcttgttcttgttcttcttggtGCCATCAGCTGGGTGTGTTTGATCCATTGCCTCTTTCGCTTTCCTCTTGCAAACGAAACTCATCGTCTTTACAGTCACCACAAACAACAATAAGGTTGTTtcaaagccttaatatgaaatGAAATTGTAGTgacctctccctctctctctctctctctctctgagttaTTGCTTAGTGTTGTTGTTACACAACTACCAACTGCCACATATAAAGACTCTCTGTTTATTTAGGGTTGGCCACCGTGCAGGTGTAGCTAGCATAAATGGTTGGTTAGCAGCTTCAAATTAGTTGCAGCCTTTGTCTGGTCAAACATAGAAAGCAAGATTAATTAGAGACCCATAATCTAACCCACAACCACCAAGCTGGTTAGATGTCCGTTCGGGTTTAcggttttaataattttttaaaaatatattgttgtttaatctttaaaattatgcatagtttaacttttaaaatcgtgcACACTCCCGactacgatttgaaaatacagttaagcatttaagtaatgctatacatcacTTCATTATCCCCCAACAACCTATAGCTACCAATATTCATGAACCAAATGCTATAGGGACCAGGGGCGGAACTAGAACTTTGAGTGAGGGGGGaccaaactaaaaagaaaaacaaatttaggttatcaaaattaatttttgagagtatttcattaaataaattaaaaaaaaaaaaaaaaaaaaaaaaaaaaaaaaaaagatttttttattgatgttttaaatttttggagGACTCGAGCCCCAAGCCTTGTGTTAGGTCCGTCCTTAAAAGAAACTTGTTTCATACAGGgtaagaaagaaatgaaagagaattttttttacaataaaactTTTTGCAATGTGAAAGATAAGTGTTTCTCTCTTAATTAACcattttattatattcataaGCTATTTTAATACTAcgatcaaaaagaaaaagaaaaaaaaggaaggcaTGCTATTACCTTTCTTTACACACCGCACAGCTGCACGTCTTGTGCAGCTTGTGCGGTGTGAAAAGCTGCACGTTTTGTGCAAGCGTGAAAAGAAATGTAATTTTATTGTTATATATTTgacttttcaatatatatatatatatatatatatatttttttttttattttttttttttttgtgcattgTTAAAAGCTACCGTCCTTTAAGgggcaaaaaaaattatttgggggTGGGGAGACAAAAAGTGAACTATGAAGGACTTAtcagtaatttttttaaggagttttaAAAATCCTTGGGGGGACACTCGTCCCTCCCACCATAAACGTGGGTCCGCTCTTGATGGGACCACGCCACACAAGTTTTGAGGTGATTGACGGATAAAAGAGTGATGTATAGTATTACATAATGAGTCtgtttgaatttgtgattttaaatagtacgattttaaaataacgattataaaatgtgtaatttgaaaaaaaaatttaaaacccaattaagcgtttgacaaaatctcagtttaacctttaaaatggcaggttagcctttaaaattctgcgttttcaaaaaataccCCCTTGACTGTGAGTTGAAAATGCAGTTTTATGCATtcttaaattgcaatttttttaaaaagcaattctcaaacgattaattttttacaatttggtttaaaatcggaCTTCTTATCTACGAAATTACAATCTCAAACCCACCATAAGCATTctgtaaaattgcagtttggcctttaaaatcgtgcaCACCCcctgcctgcgatttgaaatgcatggtttttttcatttttaaattacaatttttttaaaatgcatttcTAAACGATACAGTTTCTACAATTTAGTTTGAAATCACAATGCCAAACGcacagtatatatatacacgatgCGTGGAGTATTGAATTAATGGGATTGCTTTTAAAGTTATCAACTAAGCAACGAACAAACCATGACAAAAACAGTccccatatataatttttggttACTTTTCATTAGATATCTTGTAATTTAGGTAATGTGTTGTGCACTTAGATACGCTAAATGGAATGGTCAATTgagtgattaattaattaagaacttTTCCAACTGTGCATGCCAAACCATTTATTCTCAGCTTAATTAGCTCCTGCAGCTTCAAGTATAATTAAATGTACGTGCAGGATCATCTGATAAATTCGATGGTTAAATTTGTTGCtattattgtttgattttgtgcatattctcttttctgtttttctttttctttttctttttcttttaataattctCTATATTGGCTCTATTTTAAGAATTTAAGTTACAAACTTTGGTTTAAATTTAAAGTAACCAAGACTTGGATTAATTTCTGGTGGTTACCAAAGAAGAAAACTTTAGTAAAAGAAACGAAAACAAATTGTAGTACTCAACTTTCTCACTTCAAGAAGAATTTacgccaaaaaaaaataataattgtcaCTTCAATAAACATTATTTTTCCGGACAAGTTTCATCAATGTTCCCCgaatgataaaaatacccttaataattttttttttcttaaaaatagcGGTGATAGACCCACACCCCACCGCCACCTTATAAGGTCTTCGcaagacacttttttttttttttccaaatttttaggagtatttttgttttgttgaaaaaatttgaaggacATTTTTGACTTTTTATAGGACAAAAGGGgtataattacaaatttttaatagtTAAGGGAAATATTGATGGAATTTTTTATTCGgaaaacattacaaatttaGTGTTAtaatttgtttgggtttgcgatttcaaaatgtgcgatttgaaaacataatttttaaaaacgtagttaagtatttggcaaaattgcattttaacatttaaaatcaaagtttagctttttaaaattgtgcgttttcaaaaatcatCTGCTTGCCcacgatttgaaaacacaatacCAAACGATTCATATTCTGCGATATAATTTAAAGTTGCatttttttatctacgaaatcacaatgcCAAATACACCTTTAGTTTGAGAGAGTACATGtactttttcaaatatttaatcgTAATTGGATTGTATTTTGTAGAAAGATTAATGAAGCTTGAAATGAGTTTAGTATAACCATATATGAATTTCAGCTTTAAATTTGAAGGATTAAtatcctctacaattatttgctcgaatttgagagaattcgggtaGGTGATTACGagaagaataatgattcaatgccacctaaatatacaacttttcaccaccttgtctatgtggcaaggtggtcccccactactttttgagtttttttattttttaaaaataaattaaagtgggggaccaccttgccacatagacaaggtggtgaaaagttgtatatttaagtggtagtgaatcactacCCTTACGAGAAACCACA
The Alnus glutinosa chromosome 14, dhAlnGlut1.1, whole genome shotgun sequence genome window above contains:
- the LOC133857281 gene encoding heptahelical transmembrane protein 1 translates to MSFVCKRKAKEAMDQTHPADGTKKNKNKKKDHDHHGHGDRGRAKRRALVSFWELPEYMKDNEFILNYYRANWPLKEALFSIFRWHNETLNVWTHLIGFILFLGLTVANLMEVPQVVDLLGFFTRSMAFSAETNVSHNYKDFVVDTTRLVDLKHVTPPEMDITLIGMAASRWPFFVFLSGSMFCLLSSSICHLFSCHSHPLNLFLLRIDYVGITVMIITSFFPPIYYIFHCDHRWQFVYLGGITVMGMFTIVTMLSPSMSSGKYRGFRALIFSALGLFGIIPAIHAVVVNWGNPQRNATLAYELAMAVSYLTGAGFYVSRIPERWKPGWFDLAGHSHQIFHVLVVMGALAHYGATLLILDSQHTMNC